One window from the genome of Luteithermobacter gelatinilyticus encodes:
- a CDS encoding vWA domain-containing protein has protein sequence MFVDFFLSLREHGVPVSLREYLTLMEAMKAGLANYSIDDFYYLSRATLVKDERNLDKFDQVFGHHFKGLEAPEGEDLVAEIPEEWLRKLAEKFLTPEEMAKIEAIGDWEKLMETLQKRLEEQKERHQGGNKWIGTAGTSPFGAYGYNPEGVRIGQKEGRHGRAVKVWDKRQFRNLDDSVELGTRNIKVALRRLRQFAREGAASELDLHDTIHSTAKQGWLDIKMVPERHNAVKVLIFFDVGGSMDPFIKICEELFSAARTEFKNMEYFYFHNFLYESVWQDNRRRHANRINTWDILHKYPHDYKVIFVGDASMSPYEIVYPGGSVEHWNEESGEVWMKRLLNVYESAVWLNPVKEKYWDYTHSIGMVRQLMQDRMYPLTLGGLEDAMKELSRKK, from the coding sequence ATGTTTGTGGACTTCTTCCTTTCCTTAAGAGAACATGGCGTTCCCGTTTCCTTACGGGAATATCTCACGTTGATGGAGGCCATGAAGGCGGGGCTGGCCAATTATTCTATTGATGATTTTTATTATCTCAGCCGCGCAACTCTGGTGAAGGACGAACGAAACCTGGACAAATTCGACCAGGTATTCGGACATCATTTCAAGGGCCTTGAAGCGCCGGAGGGAGAAGACCTTGTTGCCGAAATCCCTGAGGAATGGCTCAGAAAACTGGCGGAAAAATTTCTCACTCCTGAAGAAATGGCCAAAATAGAAGCCATCGGGGATTGGGAAAAACTGATGGAAACGCTGCAAAAGCGGCTTGAAGAACAAAAAGAACGCCACCAAGGTGGAAACAAATGGATTGGCACCGCTGGCACCTCGCCCTTTGGTGCCTATGGCTATAACCCTGAAGGTGTCCGTATCGGCCAGAAGGAAGGCCGGCACGGCCGTGCCGTAAAAGTGTGGGACAAACGTCAGTTCCGAAATCTCGATGATTCTGTTGAGCTGGGCACCCGCAACATAAAGGTAGCACTTCGTCGCTTGCGACAGTTTGCCCGTGAAGGGGCCGCCAGCGAACTGGATCTGCATGACACTATCCATTCCACGGCGAAGCAGGGCTGGCTGGATATTAAAATGGTGCCGGAGCGCCATAATGCCGTCAAGGTGCTGATTTTCTTTGATGTGGGCGGGTCAATGGATCCCTTCATCAAGATCTGTGAAGAGCTGTTTTCCGCCGCCCGGACAGAATTCAAAAATATGGAATATTTTTATTTCCATAATTTTCTTTATGAAAGTGTGTGGCAAGATAACCGGCGCCGGCATGCCAATCGTATCAACACATGGGATATCCTGCATAAATATCCCCACGATTATAAAGTGATCTTTGTCGGGGACGCGTCTATGAGCCCTTATGAGATCGTTTATCCCGGCGGCAGTGTCGAACACTGGAATGAAGAAAGCGGCGAAGTATGGATGAAACGCCTGCTGAACGTTTATGAAAGCGCTGTCTGGTTGAATCCGGTAAAAGAAAAATATTGGGATTATACCCATTCCATCGGCATGGTCCGGCAATTGATGCAGGATCGGATGTATCCGCTCACCCTTGGGGGCCTTGAAGACGCCATGAAGGAATTGAGCCGAAAAAAATAA
- a CDS encoding AAA family ATPase, with translation MKFTGTDSYIATEDLMVAVNAALTLQRPLLIKGEPGTGKTVLAHEVAKALNKELIEWHIKSTTKAQQGLYEYDAVSRLRDSQLGDEKVKDIRNYIKKGKLWQAFEAKEAPVLLIDEIDKADIEFPNDLLQELDRMEFFVYETGEVIKAKQRPLVIITSNNEKELPDAFLRRCFFHYIQFPDKTTMAEIVQVHFPDIQQMLVREALNLFYDIREVPGLKKRPSTSELLDWLKLLMVEDMPLEVLKSRDPKKLIPPLHGALLKNEQDVHLFERLAFMSKRDGR, from the coding sequence ATGAAATTTACAGGTACCGACAGTTATATAGCAACCGAGGATCTGATGGTCGCGGTGAATGCGGCGTTGACCTTACAGCGTCCCCTGCTGATCAAGGGGGAACCGGGAACCGGCAAGACGGTTCTGGCGCATGAAGTGGCAAAGGCTCTCAATAAGGAGCTTATTGAGTGGCACATCAAGTCCACCACCAAAGCACAACAGGGCTTATACGAATATGACGCCGTATCCCGTCTGCGGGATTCCCAGTTGGGGGACGAAAAAGTCAAGGACATTCGTAACTACATCAAAAAGGGTAAACTCTGGCAAGCCTTTGAGGCCAAGGAAGCACCGGTTCTGTTGATCGACGAAATCGACAAGGCGGACATCGAGTTCCCCAACGATTTGTTGCAGGAACTGGACCGGATGGAATTTTTTGTCTACGAAACCGGTGAAGTGATCAAGGCCAAACAGCGGCCTTTGGTCATTATCACCAGCAACAACGAAAAAGAATTGCCGGATGCTTTTCTCAGGCGCTGTTTTTTCCACTATATCCAGTTCCCTGACAAGACAACCATGGCGGAAATCGTTCAGGTTCATTTCCCGGATATTCAGCAAATGCTGGTGCGCGAGGCGCTCAACTTGTTCTATGATATCCGCGAGGTGCCGGGTCTGAAAAAACGGCCATCCACGTCGGAACTTCTGGACTGGTTGAAACTTCTGATGGTGGAAGACATGCCGTTGGAGGTGCTGAAAAGCCGTGATCCGAAAAAACTCATCCCGCCGCTGCATGGGGCGCTTCTCAAAAATGAGCAGGACGTGCATCTGTTTGAAAGACTGGCGTTTATGAGCAAACGGGACGGCAGGTAA